From Nicotiana tabacum cultivar K326 chromosome 20, ASM71507v2, whole genome shotgun sequence, one genomic window encodes:
- the LOC142174266 gene encoding secreted RxLR effector protein 161-like, whose translation MGIIGSLLYLTASRLDIVFTVGLHARFQSNPEESHLKAAKRILRYFKGTQNLVLYYTSGDNFNLIGYVNTDYAGYLVDRKSTSGMAHFLNHVLSHEGEETPFLGNERTLVLFESPIYDTVIEESVEELDSLLAKTNQVVVEERGF comes from the exons ATGGGAATCATTGGATCTCTACTCTACCTTACTGCCAGCAGGCTAGACATTGTATTCACTGTGGGATTACATGCAAGGTTCCAATCAAATCCtgaggaatctcatctgaaggctgctaAGAGAATTCTGAGATATTTTAAGGGCACACAGAACCTGGTTCTGTACTATACTTCAGGTGACAATTTCAACCTTATTGGTTATGTTAACACTGATTATGCAGGTTATCTGGTGGACAGGAAAAGCACATCTGGAATGGCTCATTTCCTGAATCATGTTTTATCTCATGAG GGGGAAGAAACTCCATTCTTAGGGAATGAAAGAACTCTGGTGCTTTTTGAGTCTCCGATTTATGACACCGTCATAGAAGAATCTGTTGAAGAACTTGATTCTCTTTTAGCTAAAACAAACCAGGTGGTTGTAGAAGAAAGAGGCTTTTGA